The Bombus terrestris chromosome 4, iyBomTerr1.2, whole genome shotgun sequence genome has a window encoding:
- the LOC100643926 gene encoding uncharacterized protein LOC100643926 isoform X7 — protein MMEDPQTPGSDCNSNPATDSIQHDLISSEFVQDNVEYQWFIDYGYRDGGLHVHPSVLSSLSASYSREDLGYYDDLARNLDANLAEIDMESFRTADIHTLLTALPVMCTDPVQHSEFNYQRERYASISGSVMEKLDIGSSISPHTSSQGEDSACSTTDTISICKSSLLFSPLKETPILPPGGSYSVDSLDCEDMLLTCQTNNKENYTIAFEGSITMYSDGSQDFDNQEKQQKAYETVEPYYNRNADLKNVLDLSMACSDSKIYTTWSNLKHSSMNKIITRHPSGNNNTIPEFSHGVENIISVTNKRSQSLPDLTQATQFHLNMPLNFSVDSAESNNHVQQLHSSGSVMSRSINEESSDNGEHNSTGKKLQNLSLVKLFMKQKSMSAEGMSLTLDQSDSASDNGWPTNNSASDSGTNTNTQIQRQNINNIPKRQVPESDFSINWVKSDQHNNQDTENQKDSFNDIPKYTSTISEQKDEIISSASLEELSENISKSDLTHDNDADQNDIDIIPNVFEHQRKTAWVKSLEKKYPICKTTGIQAIAETEDNSVQTSLVYIPPVKEKENPSLRETIVNKKPVYVVYPNYVLPDLSFLNIKDTKLDCVTLKPQCFGKNRVSWKHTGRSGRPFSCNDIDTLRQRGFSHVKDWESLTFLLPTEYKKILHDVPEVSRHINIHEETKKPLFCLSPPMRHKTRTISEIIPNNSSSTSSTATQPSSGYRGSSTILTDSSTNQQTLNNATNPLYLYRYDSISSEASLVSNDKKIHRQISKTKTACPSFPKRSISLPHGDRESEFSSGKVPPRPPLPRSILRKSKVPASKRYSMFEMGDVEEIEDQSPETNKRMSLQEPYYMNNDLQLACRGRVADPEKDVDETEERYHTERVNEIANTGDLETENSENSEDDVKQLEEFLKRSGFSSQSSDGDTEDPDVKLRSYVRKFLALRMNKDVTKATDMIESQKKTVSFAVNQRKKYLDNKGNLNVTTNEQSKDIVFPDERRAMSPDNKLDLDEKRKMILSVNKAVDLLLKYWNTESIHSRQNYNDKNECAQICVSNLCPALYAIMSDGLKSHLNSTFGPITNSVWQVVEASSQQGPVTKTLNELVQKINGEDVITEGMLKFHAFVFGLLNLRALDAWFAYLCTRESILRKHYNNNSLFVAALANANVREVVDALLHILNPLAFCPFQLDLLYQYRQLHNSFGSLNNHTINAVNFRNVDLAANEHHFDKTDTCAMVSSPRKVRPRSCVAYTNYDDKPGGIHKSDMETVKKRLSNPIGSKIFRALDKLASEDSEDYTDSLEHSPLNRASNRQPISRKSHSPENKIDDEDNISGEEKFRKLQEKWELMVGKEDAKIQPPISSPLSPTRTPTSVGKSKIPRLLTSPVKQSNTTTGPVKSTKSPISGIPSLKKPVMLSTTKTTPKKPVEVRNKDTTKRTSRVDQEIVGATRTHLTRPSSLPYKSYGVMSKDKHLVSPQRRAASTSLPRPTTTSTTRNHPTKKPLKEVRTLTHRMPSDNGHLAFAEGEKLKVILEVDSKWLLCARGDRKGLVPRMCVYNIQT, from the exons ATGATGGAAGATCCACAAACACCAGGATCTGATTGTAACTCCAATCCTGCAACAGATTCTATTCAACATGATTTAATTAGCTCTGAATTTGTGCAGGACAATGTGGAGTATCAATGGTTCATTGATTATGG CTACAGAGATGGAGGGCTTCATGTTCATCCAAGCGTATTATCCTCACTCTCTGCTTCATATTCTCGAGAAGATCTGGGCTATTATGATGACCTTGCCCGTAATCTCGATGCTAATTTGGCAGAAATTGATATGGAAAGCTTTCGTACAGCAGATATCCATACTCTGCTTACAGCATTGCCTGTCATGTGCACAGATCCAGTTCAGCATTCAGAG TTTAACTATCAAAGGGAACGATATGCCAGTATATCTGGATCTGTTATGGAAAAACTTGACATCGGTTCATCAATCAGCCCTCATACCAGCAGCCAG GGAGAAGATTCCGCCTGTTCAACAACAGATACAATTTCCATATGCAAATCATCATTACTCTTCTCTCCTCTGAAAGAGACACCCATACTACCACCAGGGGGTAGTTATAGCGTCGACTCTCTGGACTGTGAGGATATGCTACTAACATGCCAGACAAATAATAAAGAGAACTATACTATTGCTTTTGAGGGTAGTATTACAATGTATTCAGATGGTTCACAAGATTTTGATAATCAAG aaaaacaGCAAAAAGCTTATGAAACTGTAGAACCATATTATAATAGAAATGCGGATTtgaaaaatgtattagactTATCAATGGCATGTTCTGATTCTAAGATATATACAACATGGAGCAATTTGAAACATTCTtctatgaataaaattataaccCGTCATCCGTCAggcaataataatacaataccgGAATTTTCACATGGTGTGGAAAATATCATATCTGTAACAAACAAGAGAAGTCAAAGTTTGCCAGATCTTACTCAGGCTACACAATTCCATCTCAATATGCCTCTCAATTTTTCT GTTGATTCTGCAGAATCAAATAATCACGTACAACAATTACATAGTTCAGGATCTGTAATGAGTCGGTCTATAAACGAAGAAAGTTCTGATAATGGGGAACATAATTCAACAggaaagaaattacaaaatttaagtcttgtaaaattatttatgaaacaaaaaagtatGAGTGCTGAAGGAATGAGTCTTACATTGGATCAATCAGACTCTGCTAGTGATAATGGATGGCCTACAAACAATAGTGCTAGTGATAGTGGTACTAATACAAATACGCAAATACAACggcaaaatataaataatatcccTAAACGTCAAGTTCCAGAAAGtgatttttctattaattgGGTTAAAAGTGATCAACATAACAATCAAGATACGGAAAATCAGAAAGACAGCTTTAACGACATTCCAAAATATACATCAACGATAAGTGAACAAAAGGATGAAATAATATCATCCGCATCTTTAGAAGAGCTATCAGAGAATATATCTAAATCAGATCTAACACACGATAATGATGCCGACCAAAATGACATTGATATTATTCCTAACGTTTTCGAACATCAGCGAAAAACTGCATGGGTCAAATCATTAGAAAAGAAATATCCAATTTGCAAAACGACAGGTATTCAAGCAATAGCTGAGACAGAGGATAATTCAGTCCAAACATCACTAGTATATATACCacctgtaaaagaaaaagaaaatccaTCTTTACGAGAAACGATTGTTAATAAAAAGCCAGTTTATGTTGTATATCCGAACTACGTTTTACCGGACTTATCATTTCTCAATATTAAAGATACAAAGTTGGATTGTGTAACTTTAAAGCCGCAATGTTTTGGAAAAAATAGAGTTAGCTGGAAACATACTGGTAGATCTGGTAGACCATTCTCATGTAATGATATAGACACGTTACGTCAACGTGGATTTTCACATGTTAAAGACTGGGAGTCGTTAACATTCCTTTTGCCTACTGAGTACAAGAAAATTTTGCACGATGTACCAGAAGTTTCGAGGCATATCAATATtcacgaagaaacgaagaagcctctattttgtttatctcCTCCAATGCGTCATAAAACTCGTACTATAAGCGAAATCATACCAAATAATTCATCCTCTACTAGTAGTACCGCGACACAACCATCCTCCGGATATCGAGGATCTTCTACAATATTAACTGATTCTTCAACAAATCAACAAACGTTAAATAATGCAACCAATCCATTGTATCTTTACCGTTATGATAGTATTAGTTCTGAGGCCAGTTTAGTAAGTAATGATAAAAAGATTCATAGGCAAATTAGTAAGACAAAAACAGCCTGTCCATCTTTTCCAAAACGATCGATTTCTTTACCACATGGAGATCGTGAATCCGAATTTTCTAGCGGTAAAGTGCCACCAAGGCCACCTTTACCCAGAAGTATTTTAAGGAAAAGTAAGGTTCCTGCAAGTAAGAGATATAGCATGTTCGAAATGGGAGATGTAGAAGAAATAGAGGATCAATCAcctgaaacaaataaaagaatgtCTTTACAAGAACCATATTATATGAATAATGATTTACAATTAGCATGTCGTGGTCGAGTCGCTGATCCAGAAAAAGATGTCGATGAGACGGAAGAAAGATATCATACAGAAAGAGTAAATGAAATAGCTAATACCGGAGACTTAGAGACTGAAAATTCTGAAAATAGCGAAGATGACGTAAAACAACTGGAAGAATTTCTGAAGCGCAGCGGTTTCTCGTCACAGAGTAGTGATGGAGATACTGAAGATCCCGATGTTAAATTAAGATCGTATGTAAGAAAGTTTTTAGCTCTCAGGATGAATAAAGATGTTACCAAAGCTACTGATATGATAGAATCACAGAAAAAGACTGTCAGTTTTGCCGTAAACCAAAGGAAAAAGTATTTAGACAATAAG ggTAACTTAAACGTTACTACAAATGAACAAAGTAAAGATATCGTATTCCCAGATGAAAGAAGAGCAATGAGTCCAGATAATAAATTGGATTTAGATGAAAAGAGaa AAATGATATTATCCGTAAATAAGGCAGTAGATTTGTTACTGAAATATTGGAACACTGAATCAATCCATAGTAGACAAAATTACAATGACAAAAATGAATGTGCTCAAATCTGTGTTAGCAACTTATGTCCAGCTTTGTATGCCATCATGTCAGATGGATTGAAATCACATTTAAATTCAACATTTGGACCAATAACAAATAGTGTTTGGCAAGTGGTTGAAGCATCTTCTCAACAAGGTCCAGTTACTAAAACATTGAATGAATTAGTGCAAAAAATTAATGGTGAAGATGTTATTACTGAGGGAATGCTAAAGTTTCATGCATTTGTATTTGGTTTATTAAA TTTAAGAGCTTTGGACGCATGGTTTGCATATTTATGTACAAGGGAATCCATCTTAAGGAaacattataataataacaGCTTATTTGTAGCAGCTTTGGCCAATGCAAATGTACGAGAAGTTGTGGATGctcttttacatattttaaatcCTCTTGCGTTTTGCCCATTTCAGCTTGACCTTTTATATCAATATCGTCAACTTCATAATAGTTTCGGCAGTTTAAAtaatcatacaataaac GCTGTAAACTTTAGAAATGTCGACCTTGCTGCAAACGAACATCATTTTGATAAAACGGATACATGTGCAATGGTTTCTAGTCCCAGAAAAGTACGTCCACGATCGTGCGTCGCTTATACAAACTACGACGATAAACCTGGTGGTATACATAAGTCAGATATGGAAACTGTTAAAAAACGCTTAAGTAATCCTATAGGTTCGAAAATATTTCGTGCTCTCGATAAACTGGCTTCCGAAGATTCCGAAGATTATACTGATAGTTTAGAACATTCACCATTGAATAGAGCATCAAATAGACAACCTATATCGAGAAAATCTCATAGTccagaaaataaaatagatgaTGAAGACAATATATCCGGAGAAGAGAAATTTAGGAAACTCCAAGAAAAATGGGAATTAATGGTCGGAAAAGAAGATGCAAAGATTCAACCACCGATATCATCACCCTTGTCACCCACAAGAACGCCTACCAGTGTAGGAAAATCTAAAATACCTAGGCTTCTTACTTCTCCggtaaaacaatcgaatacaaCAACAGGACCTGTTAAAAGCACAAAATCTCCCATTTCGGGAATTCCATCATTGAAAAAACCGGTCATGTTATCAACGACGAAAACTACTCCAAAAAAGCCAGTAGAAGTAAGGAACAAAGATACAACAAAGCGTACTAGTAGAGTGGATCAGGAAATTGTAGGAGCAACAAGAACTCATTTAACACGACCTAGTTCGCTACCGTACAAGTCTTACGGGGTAATGTCTAAGGATAAACATTTAGTATCTCCTCAAAGGCGAGCAGCGTCTACGTCTTTACCACGACCAACTACTACTAGTACCACAAGAAACCATCCTACAAAAAAGCCACTTAA AGAGGTTCGCACACTCACGCATAGAATGCCATCAGATAATGGGCATCTTGCATTTGCGGAAGGAGAGAAACTGAAAGTAATTCTAGAGGTAGATAGTAAGTGGTTGTTATGTGCCAGAGGTGATCGAAAAGGTCTAGTTCCGCGGATGTGTGTGTATAACATTCAGACTTAG
- the LOC100643926 gene encoding uncharacterized protein LOC100643926 isoform X3 has protein sequence MNALATGIVCGNGERVGAGKGAAMMEDPQTPGSDCNSNPATDSIQHDLISSEFVQDNVEYQWFIDYGYRDGGLHVHPSVLSSLSASYSREDLGYYDDLARNLDANLAEIDMESFRTADIHTLLTALPVMCTDPVQHSEFNYQRERYASISGSVMEKLDIGSSISPHTSSQGEDSACSTTDTISICKSSLLFSPLKETPILPPGGSYSVDSLDCEDMLLTCQTNNKENYTIAFEGSITMYSDGSQDFDNQEKQQKAYETVEPYYNRNADLKNVLDLSMACSDSKIYTTWSNLKHSSMNKIITRHPSGNNNTIPEFSHGVENIISVTNKRSQSLPDLTQATQFHLNMPLNFSVDSAESNNHVQQLHSSGSVMSRSINEESSDNGEHNSTGKKLQNLSLVKLFMKQKSMSAEGMSLTLDQSDSASDNGWPTNNSASDSGTNTNTQIQRQNINNIPKRQVPESDFSINWVKSDQHNNQDTENQKDSFNDIPKYTSTISEQKDEIISSASLEELSENISKSDLTHDNDADQNDIDIIPNVFEHQRKTAWVKSLEKKYPICKTTGIQAIAETEDNSVQTSLVYIPPVKEKENPSLRETIVNKKPVYVVYPNYVLPDLSFLNIKDTKLDCVTLKPQCFGKNRVSWKHTGRSGRPFSCNDIDTLRQRGFSHVKDWESLTFLLPTEYKKILHDVPEVSRHINIHEETKKPLFCLSPPMRHKTRTISEIIPNNSSSTSSTATQPSSGYRGSSTILTDSSTNQQTLNNATNPLYLYRYDSISSEASLVSNDKKIHRQISKTKTACPSFPKRSISLPHGDRESEFSSGKVPPRPPLPRSILRKSKVPASKRYSMFEMGDVEEIEDQSPETNKRMSLQEPYYMNNDLQLACRGRVADPEKDVDETEERYHTERVNEIANTGDLETENSENSEDDVKQLEEFLKRSGFSSQSSDGDTEDPDVKLRSYVRKFLALRMNKDVTKATDMIESQKKTVSFAVNQRKKYLDNKGNLNVTTNEQSKDIVFPDERRAMSPDNKLDLDEKRKMILSVNKAVDLLLKYWNTESIHSRQNYNDKNECAQICVSNLCPALYAIMSDGLKSHLNSTFGPITNSVWQVVEASSQQGPVTKTLNELVQKINGEDVITEGMLKFHAFVFGLLNLRALDAWFAYLCTRESILRKHYNNNSLFVAALANANVREVVDALLHILNPLAFCPFQLDLLYQYRQLHNSFGSLNNHTINAVNFRNVDLAANEHHFDKTDTCAMVSSPRKVRPRSCVAYTNYDDKPGGIHKSDMETVKKRLSNPIGSKIFRALDKLASEDSEDYTDSLEHSPLNRASNRQPISRKSHSPENKIDDEDNISGEEKFRKLQEKWELMVGKEDAKIQPPISSPLSPTRTPTSVGKSKIPRLLTSPVKQSNTTTGPVKSTKSPISGIPSLKKPVMLSTTKTTPKKPVEVRNKDTTKRTSRVDQEIVGATRTHLTRPSSLPYKSYGVMSKDKHLVSPQRRAASTSLPRPTTTSTTRNHPTKKPLKEVRTLTHRMPSDNGHLAFAEGEKLKVILEVDSKWLLCARGDRKGLVPRMCVYNIQT, from the exons ATGAAC GCCTTGGCGACGGGTATTGTCTGCGGCAACGGAGAACGCGTTG GTGCAGGCAAAGGGGCTGCAATGATGGAAGATCCACAAACACCAGGATCTGATTGTAACTCCAATCCTGCAACAGATTCTATTCAACATGATTTAATTAGCTCTGAATTTGTGCAGGACAATGTGGAGTATCAATGGTTCATTGATTATGG CTACAGAGATGGAGGGCTTCATGTTCATCCAAGCGTATTATCCTCACTCTCTGCTTCATATTCTCGAGAAGATCTGGGCTATTATGATGACCTTGCCCGTAATCTCGATGCTAATTTGGCAGAAATTGATATGGAAAGCTTTCGTACAGCAGATATCCATACTCTGCTTACAGCATTGCCTGTCATGTGCACAGATCCAGTTCAGCATTCAGAG TTTAACTATCAAAGGGAACGATATGCCAGTATATCTGGATCTGTTATGGAAAAACTTGACATCGGTTCATCAATCAGCCCTCATACCAGCAGCCAG GGAGAAGATTCCGCCTGTTCAACAACAGATACAATTTCCATATGCAAATCATCATTACTCTTCTCTCCTCTGAAAGAGACACCCATACTACCACCAGGGGGTAGTTATAGCGTCGACTCTCTGGACTGTGAGGATATGCTACTAACATGCCAGACAAATAATAAAGAGAACTATACTATTGCTTTTGAGGGTAGTATTACAATGTATTCAGATGGTTCACAAGATTTTGATAATCAAG aaaaacaGCAAAAAGCTTATGAAACTGTAGAACCATATTATAATAGAAATGCGGATTtgaaaaatgtattagactTATCAATGGCATGTTCTGATTCTAAGATATATACAACATGGAGCAATTTGAAACATTCTtctatgaataaaattataaccCGTCATCCGTCAggcaataataatacaataccgGAATTTTCACATGGTGTGGAAAATATCATATCTGTAACAAACAAGAGAAGTCAAAGTTTGCCAGATCTTACTCAGGCTACACAATTCCATCTCAATATGCCTCTCAATTTTTCT GTTGATTCTGCAGAATCAAATAATCACGTACAACAATTACATAGTTCAGGATCTGTAATGAGTCGGTCTATAAACGAAGAAAGTTCTGATAATGGGGAACATAATTCAACAggaaagaaattacaaaatttaagtcttgtaaaattatttatgaaacaaaaaagtatGAGTGCTGAAGGAATGAGTCTTACATTGGATCAATCAGACTCTGCTAGTGATAATGGATGGCCTACAAACAATAGTGCTAGTGATAGTGGTACTAATACAAATACGCAAATACAACggcaaaatataaataatatcccTAAACGTCAAGTTCCAGAAAGtgatttttctattaattgGGTTAAAAGTGATCAACATAACAATCAAGATACGGAAAATCAGAAAGACAGCTTTAACGACATTCCAAAATATACATCAACGATAAGTGAACAAAAGGATGAAATAATATCATCCGCATCTTTAGAAGAGCTATCAGAGAATATATCTAAATCAGATCTAACACACGATAATGATGCCGACCAAAATGACATTGATATTATTCCTAACGTTTTCGAACATCAGCGAAAAACTGCATGGGTCAAATCATTAGAAAAGAAATATCCAATTTGCAAAACGACAGGTATTCAAGCAATAGCTGAGACAGAGGATAATTCAGTCCAAACATCACTAGTATATATACCacctgtaaaagaaaaagaaaatccaTCTTTACGAGAAACGATTGTTAATAAAAAGCCAGTTTATGTTGTATATCCGAACTACGTTTTACCGGACTTATCATTTCTCAATATTAAAGATACAAAGTTGGATTGTGTAACTTTAAAGCCGCAATGTTTTGGAAAAAATAGAGTTAGCTGGAAACATACTGGTAGATCTGGTAGACCATTCTCATGTAATGATATAGACACGTTACGTCAACGTGGATTTTCACATGTTAAAGACTGGGAGTCGTTAACATTCCTTTTGCCTACTGAGTACAAGAAAATTTTGCACGATGTACCAGAAGTTTCGAGGCATATCAATATtcacgaagaaacgaagaagcctctattttgtttatctcCTCCAATGCGTCATAAAACTCGTACTATAAGCGAAATCATACCAAATAATTCATCCTCTACTAGTAGTACCGCGACACAACCATCCTCCGGATATCGAGGATCTTCTACAATATTAACTGATTCTTCAACAAATCAACAAACGTTAAATAATGCAACCAATCCATTGTATCTTTACCGTTATGATAGTATTAGTTCTGAGGCCAGTTTAGTAAGTAATGATAAAAAGATTCATAGGCAAATTAGTAAGACAAAAACAGCCTGTCCATCTTTTCCAAAACGATCGATTTCTTTACCACATGGAGATCGTGAATCCGAATTTTCTAGCGGTAAAGTGCCACCAAGGCCACCTTTACCCAGAAGTATTTTAAGGAAAAGTAAGGTTCCTGCAAGTAAGAGATATAGCATGTTCGAAATGGGAGATGTAGAAGAAATAGAGGATCAATCAcctgaaacaaataaaagaatgtCTTTACAAGAACCATATTATATGAATAATGATTTACAATTAGCATGTCGTGGTCGAGTCGCTGATCCAGAAAAAGATGTCGATGAGACGGAAGAAAGATATCATACAGAAAGAGTAAATGAAATAGCTAATACCGGAGACTTAGAGACTGAAAATTCTGAAAATAGCGAAGATGACGTAAAACAACTGGAAGAATTTCTGAAGCGCAGCGGTTTCTCGTCACAGAGTAGTGATGGAGATACTGAAGATCCCGATGTTAAATTAAGATCGTATGTAAGAAAGTTTTTAGCTCTCAGGATGAATAAAGATGTTACCAAAGCTACTGATATGATAGAATCACAGAAAAAGACTGTCAGTTTTGCCGTAAACCAAAGGAAAAAGTATTTAGACAATAAG ggTAACTTAAACGTTACTACAAATGAACAAAGTAAAGATATCGTATTCCCAGATGAAAGAAGAGCAATGAGTCCAGATAATAAATTGGATTTAGATGAAAAGAGaa AAATGATATTATCCGTAAATAAGGCAGTAGATTTGTTACTGAAATATTGGAACACTGAATCAATCCATAGTAGACAAAATTACAATGACAAAAATGAATGTGCTCAAATCTGTGTTAGCAACTTATGTCCAGCTTTGTATGCCATCATGTCAGATGGATTGAAATCACATTTAAATTCAACATTTGGACCAATAACAAATAGTGTTTGGCAAGTGGTTGAAGCATCTTCTCAACAAGGTCCAGTTACTAAAACATTGAATGAATTAGTGCAAAAAATTAATGGTGAAGATGTTATTACTGAGGGAATGCTAAAGTTTCATGCATTTGTATTTGGTTTATTAAA TTTAAGAGCTTTGGACGCATGGTTTGCATATTTATGTACAAGGGAATCCATCTTAAGGAaacattataataataacaGCTTATTTGTAGCAGCTTTGGCCAATGCAAATGTACGAGAAGTTGTGGATGctcttttacatattttaaatcCTCTTGCGTTTTGCCCATTTCAGCTTGACCTTTTATATCAATATCGTCAACTTCATAATAGTTTCGGCAGTTTAAAtaatcatacaataaac GCTGTAAACTTTAGAAATGTCGACCTTGCTGCAAACGAACATCATTTTGATAAAACGGATACATGTGCAATGGTTTCTAGTCCCAGAAAAGTACGTCCACGATCGTGCGTCGCTTATACAAACTACGACGATAAACCTGGTGGTATACATAAGTCAGATATGGAAACTGTTAAAAAACGCTTAAGTAATCCTATAGGTTCGAAAATATTTCGTGCTCTCGATAAACTGGCTTCCGAAGATTCCGAAGATTATACTGATAGTTTAGAACATTCACCATTGAATAGAGCATCAAATAGACAACCTATATCGAGAAAATCTCATAGTccagaaaataaaatagatgaTGAAGACAATATATCCGGAGAAGAGAAATTTAGGAAACTCCAAGAAAAATGGGAATTAATGGTCGGAAAAGAAGATGCAAAGATTCAACCACCGATATCATCACCCTTGTCACCCACAAGAACGCCTACCAGTGTAGGAAAATCTAAAATACCTAGGCTTCTTACTTCTCCggtaaaacaatcgaatacaaCAACAGGACCTGTTAAAAGCACAAAATCTCCCATTTCGGGAATTCCATCATTGAAAAAACCGGTCATGTTATCAACGACGAAAACTACTCCAAAAAAGCCAGTAGAAGTAAGGAACAAAGATACAACAAAGCGTACTAGTAGAGTGGATCAGGAAATTGTAGGAGCAACAAGAACTCATTTAACACGACCTAGTTCGCTACCGTACAAGTCTTACGGGGTAATGTCTAAGGATAAACATTTAGTATCTCCTCAAAGGCGAGCAGCGTCTACGTCTTTACCACGACCAACTACTACTAGTACCACAAGAAACCATCCTACAAAAAAGCCACTTAA AGAGGTTCGCACACTCACGCATAGAATGCCATCAGATAATGGGCATCTTGCATTTGCGGAAGGAGAGAAACTGAAAGTAATTCTAGAGGTAGATAGTAAGTGGTTGTTATGTGCCAGAGGTGATCGAAAAGGTCTAGTTCCGCGGATGTGTGTGTATAACATTCAGACTTAG